Proteins from a genomic interval of Lycium ferocissimum isolate CSIRO_LF1 chromosome 2, AGI_CSIRO_Lferr_CH_V1, whole genome shotgun sequence:
- the LOC132047106 gene encoding homeobox-leucine zipper protein ATHB-13-like, which translates to MISGTTGIMAFVPPTPDISLNFQDNHLPNSTSPKLFSSPCLPHQDYNNGVSSILMRRSMSFSGVERCDNHQDLRVDDNEMSDDDGSSQLLGEKKRRLNMEQVKALERSFEVANKLEPERKIQLARALGLQPRQVAIWFQNRRARWKTKQLEKDYEILKRHYDSLKADNDALKAQNKNLHSELLTLKNRESGGAGAPMINLNKENEGSWSNGSDENNSIDVNLGTTTTRTSSGDSPFYSNNNNKNVFPESSQIPTTSLAQFLQSSSRPDLSQCLKIDPTVQDERFCNMFTPVVDDQTNFWPWPEQQQFN; encoded by the exons ATGATTTCTGGTACTACAGGGATCATGGCCTTTGTTCCTCCTACACCCGATATTTCCCTCAATTTTCAAGATAATCACCTTCCTAATTCCACCTCCCCTAAACTCTTTTCCTCTCCTTGTCTTCCTCAtcaagactacaataatg GTGTATCATCAATACTGATGAGGAGATCCATGTCGTTTTCGGGTGTGGAGAGGTGCGATAATCATCAGGATTTGCGTGTGGACGATAATGAAATGTCTGATGACGATGGTTCTTCGCAATTActtggggagaagaagaggaggcTTAATATGGAGCAAGTGAAGGCACTGGAGAGAAGCTTTGAAGTGGCTAACAAGCTCGAACCAGAGAGGAAAATACAGTTGGCTAGAGCTTTAGGTTTGCAGCCCAGACAGGTAGCTATATGGTTCCAGAACAGAAGAGCAAGGTGGAAGACTAAGCAATTGGAGAAAGATTATGAGATCTTGAAGAGACATTATGACTCACTTAAGGCTGATAATGATGCACTCAAGGCTCAAAACAAGAATCTTCATTCTGAG TTATTAACTCTGAAGAACAGAGAATCAGGCGGAGCTGGTGCACCAATGATTAATCTAAACAAAGAAAACGAAGGATCTTGGAGTAATGGAAGTGATGAAAACAACAGCATAGACGTAAATCTTGGAACCACCACAACAAGGACATCATCAGGTGACAGTCCATTTTACtccaataataataacaagaaTGTTTTCCCAGAATCCAGCCAAATACCTACAACTAGTCTGGCCCAGTTCCTTCAAAGCTCATCAAGACCAGATCTCAGCCAGTGCCTCAAGATTGATCCAACGGTCCAAGATGAAAGATTCTGCAACATGTTTACTCCTGTGGTGGATGATCAGACAAATTTTTGGCCATGGCCAGAGCAGCAacagtttaattaa
- the LOC132047900 gene encoding uncharacterized protein LOC132047900 produces the protein MAIEGATTSATIATTSRTAVPPAKKSGKFSGANFTGWQQRVFFWLTTLGMQKFTNEDPPVPAADMPDNEKFMIAEAWKQADFLCKGYILSALEDDLYNVYSAMKASKELWDTLEKKYKTEDACLKKFVVAKFLDYKMIDSKTVGTQVQELQLIFHDLIAEGMVVNEAFQVAAMIEKLPALWRDFKNYLKHKRKEMKLEDLVIRLKIEEDTVMRANIAKEAAPKSKKRKKSIGQRKEQAKKKFKGKGRYNCGKAGHKAPNCRLPKKDKKNGKSNMVEKNDDIDDLCAMLLECNLVGKPKEWWLDSGATRHVCSVKEAFATCAPAGPEEELFMGNTATAKVEGYGKILLKMTSGKVLTLNNVLHVPTIRKNLVSAALLIKNGFKCVLVSEKVVISKNEMFIGKGYIFSLILRIFPYENFLIFFFFFSALLKISCDILPLSGSPSSEFAVPLFW, from the coding sequence ATGGCAATTGAAGGCGCTACTACTTCTGCGACTATTGCAACAACAAGCCGAACTGCTGTGCCACCGGCGAAAAAATCGGGGAAATTTTCTGGCGCCAACTTCACAGGATGGCAGCAAAGGGTGTTCTTTTGGCTTACCACTCTTGGTATGCAGAAGTTCACCAATGAAGACCCTCCAGTGCCTGCCGCCGATATGCCGGACAATGAAAAATTTATGATTGCTGAGGCGTGGAAACAGGCAGATTTTCTATGCAAGGGCTACATCCTAAGTGCTTTGGAGGATGATTTGTACAACGTCTACAGTGCTATGAAGGCTTCGAAAGAATTGTGGGATACACTTGAGAAGAAGTATAAGACTGAAGACGCATGCTTGAAAAAATTTGTGGTTGCGAAGTTTCTAGACTATAAAATGATAGACAGCAAAACCGTTGGAACCCAAGTTCAAGAGCTTCAACTAATTTTCCATGACCTTATCGCTGAAGGTATGGTAGTCAACGAAGCGTTTCAAGTGGCTGCAATGATTGAAAAGTTGCCTGCTTTGTGGagagatttcaaaaattatCTAAAGCACAAGCGCAAggaaatgaagttggaagatctTGTGATTCGTCTTAAGATTGAGGAAGATACGGTTATGAGAGCGAATATCGCTAAAGAGGCTGCCCcaaaaagtaagaaaagaaagaagtccATCGGACAAAGAAAGGAGCAAGCCAAGAAAAAGTTCAAGGGCAAGGGTCGCTATAATTGTGGAAAGGCTGGCCACAAAGCCCCAAATTGTCGTCTCCCGAAAAAGGAcaagaaaaatggaaaatcCAACATGGTGGAGAAGAATGATGACATTGATGATCTGTGTGCAATGCTATTGGAGTGCAATTTGGTTGGAAAGCCAAAGGAGTGGTGGCTTGATTCTGGTGCCACTCGACATGTTTGCTCTGTAAAAGAAGCATTTGCAACCTGTGCTCCTGCTGGACCCGAAGAGGAACTGTTTATGGGAAATACTGCAACAGCCAAGGTTGAAGGATATGGGAAGATACTTCTGAAGATGACTTCCGGCAAGGTGCTGACTCTCAACAACGTTCTGCACGTTCCTACAATTAGGAAGAATTTAGTTTCAGCCGCACTACTCATCAAAAATGGGTTTAAGTGCGTGCTTGTTAGTGAGAAAGTTGTAATAAGTAAGAATGAGATGTTCATAGGAAAGGGCTATATATTTTCGTTGATCCTCAGAATTTTTCCTTACGAAAATTTTCtgatattcttcttcttcttttctgcACTTCTTAAAATCTCGTGTGATATACTGCCTTTGAGTGGTTCACCGTCATCAGAATTTGCTGTACCGCTATTTTGGTGA